A genomic window from Streptomyces sp. NBC_00234 includes:
- a CDS encoding DinB family protein: protein MTKTVPYTAGGEKESLHTSLDAHRDVVLWKLEGLDDEQLRRPMTPTGTNLLGLVKHLATVEYGWFCATFGRETEKLWFDPSTEDMALAPDETTEQILAFYGRARAAADRAIEEIGLDDTGTSWNGRTVSMRWVLIHMLEDVVRHVGHMDIVRELIDGATGTHRPA from the coding sequence ATGACGAAGACCGTGCCGTACACCGCAGGCGGCGAGAAGGAATCCCTGCACACCAGTCTCGACGCGCACCGTGACGTGGTGCTGTGGAAGCTGGAGGGTCTGGACGACGAGCAGTTGCGCCGCCCGATGACCCCCACCGGAACCAATCTGCTGGGCCTGGTCAAGCATCTCGCGACCGTCGAGTACGGCTGGTTCTGCGCGACGTTCGGCCGCGAGACGGAGAAGCTCTGGTTCGACCCGTCCACGGAGGACATGGCGCTCGCCCCGGACGAGACGACCGAGCAGATCCTCGCCTTCTACGGCCGCGCCCGCGCCGCCGCCGACCGGGCGATCGAGGAGATCGGCCTGGACGACACGGGCACCTCCTGGAACGGGAGGACGGTGTCGATGCGCTGGGTCCTCATCCACATGCTGGAGGACGTCGTACGCCACGTCGGCCACATGGACATCGTCCGCGAACTGATCGACGGGGCGACCGGCACCCACCGCCCCGCCTG
- a CDS encoding Uma2 family endonuclease: MSAAAVEHPCDGEPEALLETANRLMEQLPGYRVEIIGGVITVAPPPDGPHARALTKLMRPFIAAGLDDGESEVLQGIGLWLPGGPEDYAIPDLAIVDADLDEHLIENNCYDPAVFRLVLEVTSGNYQNDLRNKVVAYADAKVPVYVIVDRKHDRIHVLTEPLAGGYDRHEVYAPGQEAPLPASIGAEVALDVAELVRAGHPRP; the protein is encoded by the coding sequence ATGTCTGCAGCAGCAGTCGAGCACCCCTGTGACGGTGAGCCGGAAGCGTTGCTCGAAACAGCCAACAGACTCATGGAGCAGCTTCCGGGCTACCGCGTCGAGATCATCGGAGGCGTCATCACCGTGGCCCCACCCCCGGACGGCCCGCACGCCCGTGCCCTGACCAAGCTGATGCGCCCCTTCATCGCTGCTGGGCTTGACGACGGAGAATCGGAGGTCCTCCAGGGAATCGGCCTGTGGCTGCCCGGCGGACCCGAGGACTACGCCATCCCCGACCTGGCCATCGTCGACGCCGACCTCGACGAGCACCTGATCGAGAACAACTGCTACGACCCCGCCGTCTTCCGCCTGGTGCTCGAGGTCACGTCCGGCAATTACCAGAACGACCTGCGCAACAAGGTGGTCGCCTACGCCGATGCCAAGGTTCCGGTCTATGTGATCGTCGACCGGAAGCACGACCGGATTCACGTCCTGACCGAGCCCCTGGCCGGCGGATACGACCGTCACGAGGTGTACGCCCCCGGGCAGGAAGCCCCTCTCCCGGCTTCCATCGGCGCCGAAGTCGCCCTTGACGTGGCCGAGTTGGTCCGGGCGGGCCACCCCCGTCCGTAA